TTATTGATATCGATGAGTTCAAAAAAATTAACGATAATCATGGCCACTCAGGGGGGGATGCCGCCTTGCAACAGGTCGCGGCAATGCTCTTGGAAACAGCCCGTAACAGCGATCTTTTCTGCCGTTTAGGCGGAGATGAATTTATCTTGATCATGCCGGAAACCGATAGCGAATCAGCCAAAATGGTGGCCGAGCGAATGCAAGACAAAGTCGCTCAGACAGCTATTGAAGTTTTCAATAAAGAATTTAATGTCACCCTGAGCATGGGCATTACAACCAAGTATGGCGAAATCGAACTGGATCAATTGATCCATCAAGCCGATATCGCCCTTTATCAATCCAAGCGCACAGGACGAAACCGTATTTCAGTATCCGAACATGCGAACAACTAGGTGCTATACTAATAGCCTTAGCAACGCCTATTAGCAAACTTTAAACAGAACATGCCCTTATGTATTTAAATGATTTTCACCGCATTGAAAACAACAATGTTTTCATTACACCACAACAAGCCAGCCGTTTTGCCAAAGAAATCTCCGATGACTTCAACCCTTTGCACAACGCGGACAACAAACGTTTTTGTGTACCTGGCGATTTATTATTCGCCTTGGTTCTGGCTAAAAACGGTTTATCGCAAAAAATGACATTTCAGTACACCGGCATGGTGGGTAAAGAAGCCGCGCTGCGTTTTCCTGATACCGATGAGTCACAATTCACTATTACTGACACCAACGACAAAAACTACCTCAATGTTGAACGTGGCGGCGAAAACATTAAAGAGCTGAATATCATCGAAGCTTTTTCAAAGGCTTATGTTGCGTTTTCCGGTCTCAGTTTTCCACATATCCTGGTACCATTAATGCAGCAGCATAATGCCATGATCAACCCGGAAAGGCCGATGGTGATCTATGAGAGCATGGCTTTTGATTTACAGCAACTAGACATGACTAAACCTGAACTCAAGCTTAACGACAGCCAGCTTGAGGTCAACGGTAAACGTGGCCAAGTAACAATGAAGTTTGATATTCTTGATCAAGGCCAGCTTATTGGAACCGGACTAAAAACCATGGTTTTGGGCGGCCTAAGGGAGTATGACCAAGATGCCATTGATAATCTGATCGCGGTCTATGAAAGCGCCAAGTCAGACTATAAAGCGGCTTAGCTGGCTAGATAGAAGCTAAATTCGCCTCAGCTAATCACGTACTGGCTGAGGCGGAAAAACCCAAACTATTGCAATGCGTTACATCCCCTCCAGCACTTCAATCGGCTCTCATTTCGTTTCATCATCCATAATTCAGATTGATATTTAAGTGCCATTTACATACAATTCCCTTTTTTCAGGTGCATGGCTAGCCATCTAGCCAAGTTAAACGGGAAGACAGGTGCGATTCATTCAATTCCTGCGCTGCCCCCGCAACGGTAATAGAGAAAACCGACAAGAACACCATTGGAGCCTCGCTCTGAGAAGGTTGTTGGAAACCGCTCTTAAGCCCGGATACCGGCCTGAAAACAGTGCTTGGATTTTTCAAAATTAATTCAGCACTTTACCCGATTGCGGTGGGCAATACGGAGATAAAGTTGTTTTCAGAAATACCCTTATCTTTGCAGAGTCTGCAGACCCTGCCCGTTTGCCTTCGTTCATTACGTTTTATGAATTGAAGGAATAACATGAACTTTACTTTAAAACTGAGCCATCTCAGTCTTGGCATATCCTTAGCATCCATTGCCTTTACAACACAGGCTGCTATGCAAACAACATCAACCTTATCTGATATTTTTATTACCTCAAAAGATAAGCGCACCACTCTACATAGCTATGCGACCCGTATTTATACAGCCAACGATATTCGCGAAAGTGGCGCCCAGAACCTGAGTGAATTTCTATCGCAAAACACACAGATTCAAGTACAACCGGCTTATGGTAATCCTTTTAGCTCGTCTTTGGATTTAGCGGGCTACGGCATAGAAAGTGGCCATGAAAACATTCAGATCATTGTCGACGGCCATAGTTTGAACAATATCGATGGTGCCGCGGTGCAATTGAATAACATTGATTTAAACTCAATTCAATCGATTGCCATACTAAGAGGAGCCGGTTCGGTATTGAGCGGTAATAACAGCAGCGCCGGCGCGATTATCATTAAGACAACAAATCCATTAGAGACAAAGCAAAACATCAATCTAGAGGCTTATCAATCCGCCTACAATGAATCCAATAAGACCCTGAATATCTATGAAAAAGGTCAGCTAGATAACCTTAAACTGGCCACACATATCCATGCCAACCAATACCAGAATGACGGCTCCATTATCGTTAAGGCTGATGGCCGCAAAAACCAATCCGAGAGTCGCACCCTTTCTTTAGGGCTGAATGGCGAATATAAAACCAGTCAATTTAACCTAAAGGTTGAAAACAGCGCTTCAGACCTGATTTATGTCGGTTCCACAACTTTGGCGGACTTCCAACAAGATCCCGCCACGGCACAAACCAACGGCACCCATCAAGATTTTGAGCGTCAAAGCTATCAGGCAAAATGGCAACAACAACTAAACAAAAACCATACATTCGCTTACAGTTTGCTACAAACCAGACAAACCTCTCGTTATATCGATTATGGCTCTCGTAACGACTATCTGAGCAATAAACATAAACTCGAACTGAGCAGTCATTGGCAAGACCTTGCCGTACAAGCCGGCTTCAATAGCACCCAAGCCTACCGGGACAGCCAAGGCTGGAGTAGCAATAGAACTCACCGTGATGATCAGGGACACTTTGCACTTGTCAATTACCAGTTCAATAATCAACTGACGGTGAACGCCGGTGTTCGTCAACAGTCTTTCGACTACCACTACCAAAGCAGTACCGCCGATAACCAACGTAGTGACCGCTTAAATGCAAGCAATATTGGTGTTAATTATCAAGTCGATAATCATTCCAACTGGTACGCCAATTACAATGAGGGGTTCTTGGCACCCAACATCGACCGATTCTTCTTATTCAACGGCAGTTTCAACGGTTTTATTGAGCCTATGACGAACCAGAATCTGACCATCGGTTACAATCAAACAACGCAAAGTTTTGATTTTGAAATCGAAGCGTTTAACAACCGGTTGAAAAATGAGATTTACTATAACCCGGCTACTTTTCAAAACACCAACTTGGATAACAGCCATAAACACGGCTTAAACCTGAATGCTAAGCTGTATTTGAATAAGCTCAACCTAGGTGCCGGTTACAGTTATGTCAAAGCGACAATCGAGTCTGGAAGTTATGCCGGAAAAATCTTACCTGGCGTTGCTGAAAATACGCTAAGCCTATTCGCTCAATATGATATGGACAATAGCCAACTGTTTTCTGCTTTACCAACACAGAGCTTGCGCCTGGAACATAAACAAACCAGTGCCCTTTATGCGATATCTGACTTTGACAACAGTTTAAGGCGTCATCCAGGCTATCAAAGTACCGATATCAGCTATAAACTGGCAAATAAAAACCTAAGCATCACCTTAGGTGTGAATAATCTGTTTGCGCACAAAAATGGTCTTTATGTTGCCAGCGCCGGTAATATCAAGGTCTACCCGACTTTATATGAGCGCCGTTACTTTGCCCAGCTTAATTTCGCGCTTTAATAAGCAAGATAAATAGGTAAAAAAAACAAGTCCATAATAGGTGTTAGAAATGACAAACAAACCCCCTTCAAAACAGGATCAGTATCACCAAAAACGCATGCAACGTAAAAAGGCGCAAATTGATGCGTCCATAGCCAAGGCGGATATTGAAAAAGGTGTCATGTTGGTGGTCACCGGTAATGGCAAAGGCAAATCGACCTCCGCTTTTGGTATGGTGGCACGTGCCTTGGGGCATGGTCTTCGCGTCGGTGTTTGTCAATTTATCAAAAGCCGAACCGACACCGGTGAGGAGGCTTTTTTTCGCCAACAGGAAAATGTTGAATGGCATGTTCTTGGTGACGGTTTTACCTGGGACACCCAGGACCGTCAAGGCGATATCGATAGCGCGAAACGTGGCTGGCAAGTAGCAGAAACAATGTTGCAAGACAGCCGTTTTGATCTGGTGGTTCTCGATGAACTCACCTATCTGTTAAGTCTCGATTATCTTGATAAAGAACCGGTTCTGTCGGCACTAGCCAAGCGTCCTGCACAACAGCATGTTGTGGTCACTGGTCGCTCCGCCATTGTCGAACTCAAAGACATGGCCGATACCGTATCCGATATTCGTGATGAAAAACACGCCTATACCAGTGGTATTAAGGCACAACAAGGTGTCGATTGGTGATTCAGATCGCACCGTTTTTAAATCGTTATGCTAAAGCCGTTTTGCTGCTGTGTGGGCTAACCGGCTTTAGTGCTAATGGGCTGGCAAATAGCGATAGCAACCGTGATATTCAACGTATTGTCAGTCTCTCCCCACATTTAACCGAACTGGTTTATTCTGCCGGTGGCGGTGCAAAACTGGTTGGCGCTATCGAATATTCCGACTACCCAGCGCAAGCCAAAAGCTTACCGAGAGTAGGCAATTATCAATCCATCAATATCGAGCGCATTATCGCCTTAAAACCGGATCTTATTCTAAGCTGGAAAAACGGCAATCGAGCGCGAGATATAGAAAAACTGCAATCTTTAGGTTTTAACGTTTGGCAAACCCAGACCAATAATCTAGAAGATATCGGTCATTTGATTGCCGCTATCGGTAAACGCTTAGGCACAAAAAAAATCGCTGAAAATAAAAACCGGCAACTGCAAAAGACTCTACAGGACCTAAGCCAACAATATGCTCAGCGAGAGAAAATTTCGACCTTCTATCAACTATGGCAACGCCCGCTGATGACCGTTAACGGTTCGCACTTTATTAGCTTGGCGTTAAATATTTGCGGTGCCGAAAATATTTTTGCCGAACTGCCTTTAATTGCACCGGAAGTCAGCATTGAAAGTGTTATTAACGCCAATCCAAAACTGATTTTATTAGGCGGACAAAAACAGTTTCAGCAAAGCTGGATGCAAGACTGGCAAACCTATGATTTGATTAGCGCGGTGAAGAATCAACAAATTTACCGACTCGATAATAACCTACTGCAAAGACCGACCGAACGTTTTATTAAAGCCCTTCCAGAACTATGTCGAACAATTGATCAAGCACGCCTAAAGATGGATGAATGACAATGGATTATGGATTTGAACTAAACAGATAGTAGATCAGATAACCGCCATACATGACAATCATTACCAGACTCAATAAGGTAATCGGCCTTAAGCCTTTCTGCTCGACTTGAATACCTTGTTTGGCTAATTGGCGTTGACGCCATTTATGTTTGATTAACCAGTAGAAAAAAACCACTACCGCCAATAATGTCAGGTATTTAAGCATAATAAAAAGTTGGGATCATTTAAAATTTTCAGCGCTCAATTTCTGGCGCACCTTAATCAAGTCCGATTCGGTATCGACACCGATTCCGGCATCCATTAACGCATCCAAAACAAGAATTTTCTCGCCATGCCATAAAACTCTTAGCTGCTCGAGTTTCTCCACCTGCTCCAGATCGCAAGCCGGCCAAGCAACATACTGCTTAACAAACCCTGCTGTGTAGGCATAAAGCCCGATATGGCGCTTATAATGCCAATTGCTCGGCATCTGCCTGTCTGTTAAGGCAAACTCGTCGCGCGCCCACGGCAACGCCGCTCGGCTGAAATTAATCGCATAGTTGTGCGCATCACGCGTGACTTTTACCGCATGCGCATCAAACACCGTATCGATATCCTCAATCGGCTCGCAAAGTGTTGCCATGTGCGCCACCACACCTCGATCATTGAGCTGATTGGCCAAACCTTGTGCAACCTGATGAATCAATTCCGGAGGCAACATCGGTTCATCGCCCTGGACATTGACGATCACTTCATTGTCATCAAGCTGCAAGAGATCAATGACTTCCGCGATACGCTCCGTACCGGATTGATGATGATCAGAAGTTAGACAGACCTCAGCACCAAACGCCAAACAAGCTTGCTCAACCTGCTTAGATTCCGTGGTAATGATAATGCGCTCAGCACCGGACTTTTTGGCTTGCAGCCAAGTCCATTGAATCATTGGATAACCATGGATATCCATCAGCGGCTTGCCCGGTAAACGGCTCGATTGGAAACGCGCAGGAATAATAACGGTGAAGGACACGCTTAACTCACTTTAAAAATCAACAACAAGAACAGATAAAACAGTACGCCTAGGCTTTTTGCTTGCGGTATTTTTCCACTTCGTCGCTACTTAATTGACGCGCTTCATCTTCCAATAAAATAGGAATACCATCTCGCACGGGAAATGCCAGATTCGCGGCTGTAGAAATCAGTTCCTGATTCGCTTTATCGAAAATCAATTTGGTTTTACTTACCGGACAAACCAGAATATCTAATAGCTTTGGATCCATTTCAGCCTCTTTTAACGTCTACAAAATTAAGACGTATTTCAATATCGTGCTTAATTAAATCAAGCATTCACTTGATTAAGAATTTGATTAAACAGCTCATCGGAACAGTGCGGTGCAATTTGCAAATACCACCAATGGCTCTCGTCTTGAGCAAACGTTTGACATTTTACCGCATCTTTTTCCGTCATAAGCAAAGGTTTTACAGTTAACGCCGACAGATCTTGTTTCAAGGACTTGCTGCCTGAACCTAACAGTTGATCAAAATCTTGCTTCTGATAGGCATAATGATCGGCAAAGGCCTTGGCTTCAACCGTCAATCCTAAACGCTCTAAGCTATTGAAAAACCTTTGTGGATTGCCTATACCGGCAATAGCGATAACCTCGGGATATTGCGCGACAAACTCTTTGATGGAAAGCCTTTTTTGCGGATTGCCGACCTGACGAAAACCGATCGGCTGTAATTGCATGGCATAGGCGTTTTTCTGCTCAACGTCTAATTCAGGAATAGCCTGGTTTTCATCAAGACCGTTCCAAACGGTAAAATCGACTTTGGCGATACGCTGCATCGGTTCGCGTAAAGGGCCTGCCGGTAAACACCACCCATTACCAAAACCACGCTCGGCATCAATCAAGACAATCTCAATATCACGCGCTAGGCCATAGTGCTGTAAACCATCGTCACTGATAACCACATCACAATCATATCGCTCATTCAGTAATGCCAATGCTTCAGCACGCCGTGGAGATACCGCAACCGGACAACCGGTCTGCTTCGCCAACATATAAGGCTCATCGCCGACCTCCATCACAGAGGTCTGAGCACAAACCAATTTAGGCCAGTGAGCATTATTAGCGCCATAACCGCGACTGAGAATGCCGACAGAGATTCCCTGCCGTTTGAAACGCTCAACCAACCAGAGAATAAACGGCGTTTTTCCACTGCCGCCAACGACCACATTACCGACCACAATAACGGTCTGCTTTGCTTTTTTGCTTTGAGGGCTCTTCGCCACCTCAAATTGTTTCAGTCGACGGCTTGCTTCCCAACAGACAAGCTGACTCAAAGGCCATAACAACCGGCTTTGCCAATTACGTTTTTTCCAAAAGGCGGGCCAACTCACTGATAAAAGATTCCTTGCTGTGTTGCATTACAGCGATGATGATACCATTTCATAAGCTTTTTGCGGGCTTGGTAACCTAATTTAATTTGTTCGTCAAAGACAAAACTCAAGGCGCCGGAACAAGCGGTATTCCACCACTTGACCTGCCTCTCATGCGGAGGTTCTTTATCACCGAGCTTAGCCGAACTGTTCGAGCCAGTTTGATTGTGAGCAATATCATATTGATCTGTCTGAGTTTGTCGTCTTTTCTCGCTATAGTCTTGAATACGTTTTAAAGTCTCCTTAGCCGGAAACTGGTAACGGTTTTTGTAACCCGATGAAAATACGATATGCTCAGGTTTGACCGCATCCAACCAATCCGCTGAAGTCGAGTATTTGCTGCCGTGATGACCCGCTACCAATAGATCTGCATTCAATTTTTCAACGTCAGTATCAAAGTGCTGCATAATCCGCCGCTCCACTTTGACACTCGCATCTCCCATCAGTAGTGCTGAGCTTTGTGAATTCGAGACCTTGAGCACACAAGAGCTGTCATTATCTGACAGACTGGTTTTCAACATCGCTCTAGTCGGTGAAATGAATTCGAACCTTACGCCATCAAGTAGCCAGCTTTGACCGGCAACACAAGCTTGCCAAACAGGCGTGTGCCCGTTATTCATTATGGATACGGGCATTTTTTCGACCTGCCCGCTGACCAATTGCTTGACCGGAATGGCGTTAACAAGAGAGGGTATCCCACCGGCGTGATCGTTATCGCTATGGCTGATAATCAATTTATCTATTTGCGGCCACTGCTTAAATTTCAGATAAGGCAAAATCGCAATATTTGCGGCATCTGTTGTCCCCCACCTGGCACCACTATCATAAACAACAAGATGACGTTGGGTTGCCACTACCACCGACAACCCTTGACCGACATCGATTATGGTCATCTCGAAATGCGCCGCTTCAGCTTCACCGCTAAAAGCATCCATTGGCTTTGCAAAAGGCGCCTCCATTCCAGCCTTGATCGTTTGATTTTGGCTGACCAGAGGCCAAATTAAAATCAGCAACATCACAACCGGTAACAGCAATAAACTGTTTCTTTGTAAGGGTCTGGCCAATATTTTCAGTCTGGATTGCGCTGCGTTAACAAAAGTATTCTGCTCTTCGGTTGTTGCTGAGATGTCTTCCCGCCCACTATCCAAAACAACCACGTCGGTTTGAGCTTGAGTTTCTGCCATTATCAACAAACCGAAAAACAACGCCATTGCCATCAATAACCACCCGATTGACACCTGAGGGTACTGCAAAACCAGATGATGTGTTAATGACCACTGTTGCAGTTGTTGCAGATACAGCCATATCCCCTGCCAAATAAAATCGCTTATTTGCCATAAATAGGATGACATAAATTCATTGACCGCTGACATCAATGTCGTGCCAAGCAATAAAGGTAGTCCCAGTAAACTGACGACAGGCACCACAAGCAAATTTGCCAACCAACTTAATAAGGGTAATTGGCCAAAATAAAACACCACAAGCGGAGCCAATCCCCAGGTTAAAAACCACTGCACCGCAATAAGCTTTTTAAAATATCCCGCCTGTTTAAATACTTGTAAACTGATAAAAATAATCGCCACTGCGACAAACGATAGCCAAAAGCCAACCGTTAATAGCGACATCGGGTGCCAGATGACGATCATTAACGCCGCTAAGGCCAAAGCACGCCAAGGGTTAAAATGACGTCTAAAGAAAACGAATATCAATAAAGCCATTACCATTAACCAGGCTCGCTGGGTCGGTATTGACGCGCCGGAAACCAACAGATATAAAGAAGCTAACAGTAAAGCGCCGCTTGCAGCCAAAACAGGGCGGTTCAGGCTTTCAAAACGATACAGATATACCCACCATAGGCCTCTGAATAGTAGATAACCTAGCATTGCCATAATGCCCATATGCAGGCCGGATATGGCCATTAAATGGGTGGTGCCGGTTTGCCTGAATACTTGCCACTGTTCATCGCTGATCAGACTTTTATTGCCCACCAACAATGCTTGATAAATTGCCGCCAAAGAAGGATTTTCGGCAGACTTAGAAATTAGCTCGGAGATACGGTATCGCCAACTATCCGCTGCAAAAATCGATTGGGAACCGAGTTTTTTGGCGCTCGCCAGTGCCAGCCCATTTTTATTGTATTGCACGCCACTGATATAACCTTTGGCGCTAATGCCCTGCTGCAGGAGCCAAGCCTCATAATCAAGCGCACCTAAATTCATGGCGCCATGATTCTGTTTTAATTTAGCGACAAACTGCCAGGATTCGCCTAATTTGGGTAATGATTGTAATACGGATAACTGCTTGTCACTTAAATACCAATTCAGTTGCAGCTTGGGCTGGATAAACTGGTAATTCAGCCGCGCGTTCTGATTGACCGGTTTATCGCTGATGGCTTTTATAGCATCGGTTTTCACGGTGAATTGAAGTTTATGGCGTGATCCGCTCTTCTGATGCTTGACAGGTTCGACCAACTTACCCGAAACCAGCACTGCGCGGTCATAATAGTTATCTGGAATCAAGTTAATGAAAAAAGCCTGCGAAAAAACCATTATCAAGCCTATAATAAAGGCTGATACCGAATTTAGCCCCCAACAGAGCCACTGGCGGTTTTGCTCTAAAATTCGGGCTGACAAGGGCTTGGAATTTGACATACGCCAAGCAAACACTAAAATTCCAAGCAGCACACAGAAAACGGCCAGTTGAAACTGTTCAGCGGGTAATTCCGACCATTGGAATCCCCAGATAACAGTGAACAGCAAAATAATGACGAACTGAATAAACATGCCGAAAAAACTCATTAAACGTTATCTTCCCCACCCGGATAAAATCAAAAAAGCCAAAGGCTTAGGTGTTCTGGGTGAATGGCTGCATAACCCCAATATCTGGCATTTAAATCGTCACAGCGTATCCAAGGCTTTTATTATTGGTCTGTTCTGGATGTCTATTCCGATTCCTTCGCAAATGATCACCGCCGCAATCAGTGCAGTACTGTTTCGTGCCAACTTGCCGTTAAGTGTCGCTCTGGTCTGGATCAGTAACCCGATTACCATGGGGCCTATTTTCTATTTCAATTATTTGGTCGGCACCTGGATTCTGGGTACAGAGGCCGAAGAAGAGTTAGGGTTTGAACTCAGTTGGAACTGGATTATCCACACCCTCGGTGATTTATGGCTACCGCTCTATTTAGGCAGCGCGGTAGTAGGAATTGCGCTAGGGATTTTGGCCTATTTATTGATTCAATTGGCCTGGCGTATGCATGTTATACAGAACTGGAATAACCGCAAACAAAACAAGTCATAACAAAACTCGCAGCGATTGCTAGATTGACGTGAAACGGCGCTGCAATCGGTGTTAATCGTCATTACGATTTTTCGTTCATAGCCTCCAAAGCCTGCAATACCTTGGCGTTGACGCTGCCTTTGGTAAACTTACCCTTTTTCGTCAAACTCCCCGCTTTCAAACCGGTAAACAACGCCACCGCATCATCGATATGTTTCACCGTATAGATATGGAAACGGCCGCTTTCCACCGCCTCGCGCACTTCGGCATTCAACATTAAGTGGCCGGCATTAGCCTGCGGAATCACCACGCCCTGAGTTCCTGTTAACCCCCGGGCATAACAGATTTTATAGAACCCTTCGATTTTCTCGTTAACACCGCCAATCGGCTGAACCTCACCAAACTGGTTTATCGAACCGGTGATCGCCAGATCCTGCCGCATCGGCAACTGTGCAATCGATGACAACAACGCCAATAGCTCGGCGGAAGACGCAGAATCACCCTCGACTCCATTGTAGGACTGCTCCATCACAATCGAGCCACTGAAACCCAAAGCACGCTTTTTCATATAACGACCACGTATATAACCCGATAAGATCAGCATTCCTTTGGAATGGATCGGCCCGGCCATCTCCACTTCACGCTCGATATCGACCACCCCTTCATCACCGGCTGAAGCCTGTGCGGTAATGCGCACCGGTTGGCCGAAAGTCTGACGGCCAACCGTCAATACCGTCAAGCCGTTAACCATACCGACATGCTCGCCTTGAGTCAGAATCAGTACCTGCTGTTCAGTAATTGCGCGGTGATAATATTCCTCCACCAAACCGGTATGAAAATCACGTTGCTGGATAGTCGCTTCAATGGTGTTACGGTTGACTGTCTGTTCACCGCGAGCTCGTGCATAGGCATTGGCCTCAGCCAAAACATCTCGCAAAATCGCTTTATTGCTATAGATACGACTTTCATCCTCAGCCATTCGTGAGGCATACTCAATCAAACGCTCATAGGCCGAAATATCCACCGGTAAGTCATCCCATTCTTCGATTTCGGATGCCAACTGTTTGGCCAAGGTCAACTCATGTTCCGGAGTACGGGTCAGCTCAACTTCAAATTCAACCTGAACCTTAAATAATCGGCTGAATTGCGCATCAATATCCTGCAGCGCATAAAAATGTGCGGCTTGACCAATCAATACCAAGGTCAGATTCAACGGGAAATCCGGCAAGTGATAAGGCGCAACATTGCTGCTTGAAGGCACTTCAAAAGTCAGCTGCTTGCTCATTAAGGCCGCCTTCAGGTTAGACCAGATTTCAGGATCTTTAAGAACCGATTGCACACTCAACATCAAATAACCGCCATTGGCTTTTTGCAACAGCCCGGCCTGATGGCTCATCGCCAAACTGACCGTATCAGTAGCATTGGCGGCAGCCGAATTAATGGTGTAACCGAACAATTTCGGCATAGATGCGTTTTGCTCATAAATAATCGGGGCATGTTTGACATCACGATTATCAACCAGCAGATTCACCTCATAGATAGACAGACCTTGCTGTTCTGACAGTAGCTCATCCAAACTGGAAATATTGTTGGCGGTCACCTCATCGCTGCTTTGATCCCAGAACAAATGCAGTTTGGAGACAATGCTTTTTTGCAATGCATCCAGGTAAGCAATCACTTCCGGCGTTTTACCAAATTCCATTTTCAAGGTCTTGATATGCGGATCGAGATGCTCATTGGCGACCTCTGTATTGAGACGCTTACCGGCATCCAAATATTCGTGCTGTAAAAACGGGAAGTGTGTCAGCCCTTTATTCAAAGCCTCTTCAATCTGATCAAACGCCTTAATAAAATGCTTTTGGGTATTTTCATCAAAGGTTTTCAATTCGGCGGCACGATAGGTCTTATCATCAATAATCGCACTCAGGACAAAGTTGTTTTCGGTCTGCGAAATCGACACACTAAGCTGTTCGGAAAGCTCAAATGCCGGCATCAACACCGCCTCTTGCTTGGCAGCGAGTTCGTTTTCCAGCTGCTGACTGCGCAACTGATAAGCGTGTCCATCAAACAGAACCGGCAACTGGCTTTTCAACGAGGTGATAAACGCCTCTACCGCATTCTTGAAGGCAATCCCCAAACCTGCCTCGAAATAGAGATACTGTGTCTTATTGGCTTCACTGAAATCCGAAACCAAGACCACGTCTTTCGGCACAGGTTTCAATTTAGCCGATTCACGCAACATTGCCTTGGTCATACCGATACGACCAATCCCCGGTTCGCCCATAATAAAAATATGGTTGTGATTGCGCTTCATATGCAAACCGAAACTCAGCGACTGATAAGCACGCTGATGGAAATGCTGCATGAAATCAAGCACTTCGGCATCCTTACCTTTGCTTTTATCGACTTTAAACGCTTTTTTACTTAATTTGCTGTATCGGTATAACTGCGAGACTTCAAGTTTTTGCATAAAACTCAATCAACCTTTCTGACAGGGGCTCTTCGAAATGCGAGGCAATTTTTTGAGCATTTTGACTTGTTATTTTTCATTCACTATAACAAAAAAGCCCGCATCAGTAGCGGGCTTTTTTCGTTATAACGGCACAGAAAAACCGCACCGCATATTTTTTATAACTAAATCAATTAGTCACGCGGTGGGTTGGCATGGATACGGTGAATAGCGAGGTCGGCACCTTGATACTGTTCGTCCTCGTCCATACGTAAAGTCGCAACCTTGTGAACGAATAGGTAAACAATGTAACCACCAACAAATGCCACCAGAATACCTAAACCGGTACCGATCAACTGAGACATCATCGAAACGCCACCTAGACCGCCTAATGCCGTCGAACCGAAGATACCTACCGCAATCGCACCCCACATGCCGCAAAGCCCGTGCAGTGGCCATACACCTAACACATCATCGATTTTCAGTGTTTTCTGTGTCCAAGTGAATGTCTTAACAA
Above is a window of Thiomicrorhabdus sediminis DNA encoding:
- a CDS encoding DUF2062 domain-containing protein; translation: MPKKLIKRYLPHPDKIKKAKGLGVLGEWLHNPNIWHLNRHSVSKAFIIGLFWMSIPIPSQMITAAISAVLFRANLPLSVALVWISNPITMGPIFYFNYLVGTWILGTEAEEELGFELSWNWIIHTLGDLWLPLYLGSAVVGIALGILAYLLIQLAWRMHVIQNWNNRKQNKS
- a CDS encoding DNA internalization-related competence protein ComEC/Rec2; translation: MSFFGMFIQFVIILLFTVIWGFQWSELPAEQFQLAVFCVLLGILVFAWRMSNSKPLSARILEQNRQWLCWGLNSVSAFIIGLIMVFSQAFFINLIPDNYYDRAVLVSGKLVEPVKHQKSGSRHKLQFTVKTDAIKAISDKPVNQNARLNYQFIQPKLQLNWYLSDKQLSVLQSLPKLGESWQFVAKLKQNHGAMNLGALDYEAWLLQQGISAKGYISGVQYNKNGLALASAKKLGSQSIFAADSWRYRISELISKSAENPSLAAIYQALLVGNKSLISDEQWQVFRQTGTTHLMAISGLHMGIMAMLGYLLFRGLWWVYLYRFESLNRPVLAASGALLLASLYLLVSGASIPTQRAWLMVMALLIFVFFRRHFNPWRALALAALMIVIWHPMSLLTVGFWLSFVAVAIIFISLQVFKQAGYFKKLIAVQWFLTWGLAPLVVFYFGQLPLLSWLANLLVVPVVSLLGLPLLLGTTLMSAVNEFMSSYLWQISDFIWQGIWLYLQQLQQWSLTHHLVLQYPQVSIGWLLMAMALFFGLLIMAETQAQTDVVVLDSGREDISATTEEQNTFVNAAQSRLKILARPLQRNSLLLLPVVMLLILIWPLVSQNQTIKAGMEAPFAKPMDAFSGEAEAAHFEMTIIDVGQGLSVVVATQRHLVVYDSGARWGTTDAANIAILPYLKFKQWPQIDKLIISHSDNDHAGGIPSLVNAIPVKQLVSGQVEKMPVSIMNNGHTPVWQACVAGQSWLLDGVRFEFISPTRAMLKTSLSDNDSSCVLKVSNSQSSALLMGDASVKVERRIMQHFDTDVEKLNADLLVAGHHGSKYSTSADWLDAVKPEHIVFSSGYKNRYQFPAKETLKRIQDYSEKRRQTQTDQYDIAHNQTGSNSSAKLGDKEPPHERQVKWWNTACSGALSFVFDEQIKLGYQARKKLMKWYHHRCNATQQGIFYQ
- the lpxK gene encoding tetraacyldisaccharide 4'-kinase, giving the protein MSWPAFWKKRNWQSRLLWPLSQLVCWEASRRLKQFEVAKSPQSKKAKQTVIVVGNVVVGGSGKTPFILWLVERFKRQGISVGILSRGYGANNAHWPKLVCAQTSVMEVGDEPYMLAKQTGCPVAVSPRRAEALALLNERYDCDVVISDDGLQHYGLARDIEIVLIDAERGFGNGWCLPAGPLREPMQRIAKVDFTVWNGLDENQAIPELDVEQKNAYAMQLQPIGFRQVGNPQKRLSIKEFVAQYPEVIAIAGIGNPQRFFNSLERLGLTVEAKAFADHYAYQKQDFDQLLGSGSKSLKQDLSALTVKPLLMTEKDAVKCQTFAQDESHWWYLQIAPHCSDELFNQILNQVNA